The Orcinus orca chromosome 12, mOrcOrc1.1, whole genome shotgun sequence genome includes the window TACTGGAATagtatacagcaatgaaaaataCTACACACAAAAATGTGGGTGGATCTCACAGCtataatgttgagcaaaagaagctggACACAagattaaacattttataatttcatttatatgattcTCAAAAGCAGGCAAACTAACTTTAGATGATAAAAGGCAGAATGAATAGTGGTGACATTAGGGGATAGTGGTTAGACTGTAGATTCTGAATGGTGGTTAGACTGAACTTACTTTTAAGAATTGTGTACCTTATGCATgctatatttcaataaactgtaagttaaaaaataatatgccAGCAGTAGGAAAGTTTCTATATTGGGGGTGAGAAAAGTGGATCAAGGAAGAAAAGTAGGGAGGGAATTCCATTCATTTACTTCCTCTTTTGtcactccttttctttcctaaattcAGTGCGAGAGCCTCAGGGACTCACCAGCTCAGCCCCCAAATCTTCAGAGGTTCACAGACTTCTGTCTGGGGCGTCTCCTACTCGGAGGTGAGTAAGAATAGATCTATATAGGGAGGCAGTGTGCGAGAGAGGACTCAGCCCCTCCAATCCCACAAAATACAGCAGGAACTGCAGAAACAAGAGCAAAGCTGTGggacgttgcggagcacatgctccggacgcacaggctcagcggccatggctcacgggggtgcccagccgctccgcggcacgtgggatcttcccggaccggggcacgaacccgtgtcccctgcatcggcagacagactctcaaccactgcgccaccagggaagccctggcaggtatTTTAATTAATTCCAGAGGGATAAATCTTTGTTCACAAAAAGGCTGTTCTCCGCTATCTATAAGCGAGAACAAACCATTGAGGACTGGAACAAAGACtcaacttcttcctttttttttttttttaaattcggAGCCAGCAGGAGCCAATGTGCGTGCCCCTTCTAAAAGTGAAAGGCTGGAGCCTGTGGCCAGTCTTCTCACCCGGCCCGGTCCTCCTCGGGACAAGGCGGTGTGACGCGATCCCCGCGGGAGGTAAACTTGGCAAGAGGGAAATCCATTAAGCCCAAGAGTGCGTTGCACTTTTCAAGGCACCTGGGTGCATGAAAACTCCAGCGGACTCTCCTGGGAAAGAGACCATGCCCCCCGAGTCTCTGTCCAACCTCTCCCGGAACGCGGGCGTGAATCAGAGAGGTTTCGTTCCAGAGGTCTTGGAAAGGGATTTCCTACCCGCCCCGGACGGGACCACTGCGGAGTTCGTGATCCGCTGTGTGATCCCGTCCCTCTACCTGCTCATCATCACAGTGGGCTTGCTGGGCAACATCATGCTGGTGAAGATCTTCATCACCAACAGCGCCATGAGTCCCCAGCATCTTCATCTCTAACCTGGCCGCTGGGGACGTGCTGCTGCTGATCACCTGCATCCCTGTGGATACTTCCTgctacttcttcttcttctttttttttttaacatcgttattggagtataattgctttacaatggtgtgttagtttctgctttataataaagtgaatcagttatacatatacattatgtccccatatcccttccctcttgcgtctccctccctcccaccctccctatctcaccgtccctatcccacccctctaggtggtcacaaaccacccagccgatctccctgtgctatgcggcagcttcccactagctatctaccttacgtttggtagtgtatatatgtccatgccactctctcactttgtcacagcttaccctcccccctccccatatcctcaagtccattctctagtaggtctgtctttattcccgtcttacccctaggttcttcatgaccttttttttttctttcttagattccatatatatgtgttagcatacggtaacAAATCCCGCTACTTCTTTGACGAGTGGATGTTCAGAAAGGTGGGCTGCAAACTCATCCGGGTGATCCAGCTCACCTCCGTGGGGGTGTCCGTGTTCACTCTCACTGCCCTCAGCACCCACAGGTAAGGGCATAGGTAACTGTGGGTGGCCTAGAAAAGCAGTGAAGAGGGGCAGGGAGTGtacctggggagaggagggagaaaggaagggctgagaggaggaggggagaaggagagagactgtATCTGGGAATTAGAGTAAAAGGAGTTAAAATTGACTGATGTGACgcttgaaaaaaatataagaaaatcattattttaaaaataattaaaattgcatTAGAGGCTCCCCTCGGAAAGGTATTGAGGCTGGGGGCTGCTCCTCTCCCGTGGGCAATGAGACACATCTTTAGAGAACCTCAGAAGGAGACTTTATCTGCTTGTTATGTAGCTTGAAATATTATGAATTTTTAGAATATCAGACTAATTCAAATGTAAATAAGGAGAAGGTACAGGGTCATGGCATGGTTAATATCTGCTAGGTGCCAGGCATAGTAATAGGTGTTCTATACAGTTTTTCTAATCACAAAACTTTGAGGGTGGTGTTTTTATCCCcaccttacagatgaagaaaaagatcTTAAGTGATTTTCCAAAGGATATCAGAGATGAGATAACAGTGCAGACTTGTCTGACTAAAATCACTTTCTGCTGTATCTTGTTAACCTCCTAGGTATACTGTAACCTGAAATACTTTTAAAGACAGATATAAGTAATTTGAGGTTTATGTACAATTTTGCTcggtttgtatttttattaccttGCTTAATAGTCATGTGTAATTGAATGAGGTATAGAGGCTTGGATTGTTTAAGCCATTGCATCCTGGAGTGTGGTTCATTTACCACTACGATGGTGTtaggtgggaggagagaagacTGCATGAGGTCTTGACATTAAAGAAATTTGAACTGTAAAGACAGAATGTTATTccattttcagttcttttcatccttATGACTGAATTAGGGAGAAAATCCCAGTCTGGATTAGCCTCTAAGATTTCTTAAtgtccttaagaaaaaaaagtaggagaCCCAGCCTCAGAAGCTCTAGAAGAGTATCCAGGTAAATTTTAATAATACTATTTTGTgaacattttatgttttatggttattgtatattatatcagtttcagtagTAATAgattttttggaaataaaagtatttaaataaaaatattcaatatacaATGATACTTGTAGTACGTGTAGATTTAGAAAATACTTGTGAAGGAGGTAAGCAAATTACTGCAATTTGGGaaatgacaatttaaaatatttgcttttctcttcatgTCTTCTGTGCTAATAAGCAGTAGAATGACTTGTAGACAGAGAGACACCAAGGATCTTAGTTATTCCACACAGTACGTAACAGCCTGAGAATAATGGGGTGTTGGCACCTCTCTTTTAgtaagatctctctctctcttttcctttctctttttaacttttctttcttaaggGAGTAATTTGAAATGTATTATCTGCCCAGGTACAGAGCCACTGTAAACCCCATGGGTATCCAGACATCAGGGGCAGTGCTGTGGACCTGTGTGAAGGCCATGGGTATCTGGGTGGTCTCGGTGCTGTTGCCTGTTCCAGAAGCCGTGTTTTCCCAAGTGGCACACATCGGTGGCTTGGATAATGGCAGCTTCACGGCGTGTATACCCTATCCTCAGACTGATGAATTACATCCAAAGATTCATTCAGTGCTCCTCTTCTCGGTCTACTTCCTTATACCACTTGTTattattagtatttattattatcatattgCAAGGACTTAATTAAAAGTGCACATAATCTTCTGGGAGAATACAATGAACATTACCAAAAAACAGGTAAGCTTGgtaggtgtgtgtgttgggggcaagCTG containing:
- the NMBR gene encoding LOW QUALITY PROTEIN: neuromedin-B receptor (The sequence of the model RefSeq protein was modified relative to this genomic sequence to represent the inferred CDS: inserted 3 bases in 2 codons; substituted 1 base at 1 genomic stop codon) → MPPESLSNLSRNAGVNQRGFVPEVLERDFLPAPDGTTAEFVIRCVIPSLYLLIITVGLLGNIMLVKIFITNSAMXVPSIFISNLAAGDVLLLITCIPVDTSRYFFDEWMFRKVGCKLIRVIQLTSVGVSVFTLTALSTHRYRATVNPMGIQTSGAVLWTCVKAMGIWVVSVLLPVPEAVFSQVAHIGGLDNGSFTACIPYPQTDELHPKIHSVLLFSVYFLIPLVIISIYYYHIARTXIKSAHNLLGEYNEHYQKQMETQKGLAKIVLVFACCFVFCWFPNHILYMYRSFNYNEIDPSLGHMIVILVARVLSFCSSCVNPFTLYLLSESFRRHFNSQLCCGRKSYRERSSTYLLNSSAVRVTSLKKNAKNMVTKSVLLSGHNVKXEMAHVILCHHISDFGHSTHYLKRTYSRISTE